Proteins encoded in a region of the Magallana gigas chromosome 8, xbMagGiga1.1, whole genome shotgun sequence genome:
- the LOC109619193 gene encoding uncharacterized protein, with protein sequence MLHHMCFKNFVHFKEHQTLKFQPGINILVGQNSSGKTSILEMIRRCMTKRINNHVTSSYDETREAYLVCKFDITSYYGELLHSLDKRPAVQQLGDHQDSVYLLSIVQKIPFNGRVIWKKSVCFKRDDKVTVLVGYYNVEKDNILSSEDNVEFFMGEIDSLWMLDDADSVKDNEGQIVKDLNKIDAKNDKRFKQLDSSSKLLDEILEIIEKRYVSTTPMRSINPVQWSRSRQRSSEESANCKEAVERAEILQTLLNNKEEVDCKRADEIFEEITRPLVYKFSKTGSDIIIEHKNDNPPETKRVPLLKTPEGIIEAQQLALLLAHREFKTLCFEEPDRGMHPKMIEQLLQTLTEETGKTILVVTHSPYFINHITAELTHVCVRRRDDDSVKSVHSVQRFLENAKACKITDTDELKKIVFSSQILCVEGKTDKIFVQAIFEHMKKTMGMKSIPAHQIIVMNSNTLFQAVQSICESLNVKCVVLLDRDAIIRPQQTRKGKVPRGSSNNQEETIKEIRLTGITSKEDENILQKWEGKSLQKFESAGTYEILFKILADKDIFIWKNGNLEDTIRSVFTGGSFFEMFKEDLEKLTVSTFDKEKLSKLAKEMCKSDEIQRFLDFFKSKEKK encoded by the coding sequence TGAAATTTCAGCCTGGTATCAACATTCTTGTTGGGCAAAATTCATCTGGCAAAACCAGTATCCTCGAAATGATTCGACGGTGCATGACAAAACGCATAAACAACCACGTGACCAGTTCCTATGACGAAACGAGGGAAGCTTATCTTGTGTGCAAATTTGATATAACCTCATACTACGGTGAACTACTTCATTCTTTGGACAAGCGACCTGCTGTGCAGCAATTAGGGGACCACCAAGACTCGGTGTACCTTCTTTCTATAGTGCAAAAAATTCCATTCAATGGACGTGTTATTTGGAAAAAATCTGTTTGTTTCAAAAGAGACGATAAGGTCACAGTACTGGTTGGATATTACAACGTGGAAAAAGACAATATTTTGTCCAGCGAAGATAATGTAGAATTTTTCATGGGCGAGATTGATTCTCTCTGGATGCTGGATGACGCTGATTCGGTAAAAGACAATGAGGGACAAATAGTAAAAGACTTGAATAAAATTGATGCAAAAAATGACAAACGGTTTAAACAATTGGACTCTTCTAGTAAGTTGCTAGACGAGATTTTAGAAATAATAGAGAAAAGGTACGTTTCCACTACCCCCATGAGATCTATAAACCCTGTCCAGTGGAGTAGAAGCAGGCAAAGGTCTTCAGAAGAATCTGCAAACTGTAAAGAGGCCGTAGAAAGAGCAGAAATCTTGCAAACTTTGCTAAACAATAAAGAAGAAGTAGACTGTAAAAGGGCAGatgaaatctttgaggaaattACGAGACCTTTAGTTTATAAGTTCTCTAAAACCGGCAGTGATATAATTATTGAACATAAAAATGATAACCCACCAGAAACAAAACGGGTGCCTCTCTTAAAAACACCTGAAGGAATTATAGAAGCACAACAGCTGGCTTTGTTATTGGCACACAGAGAATTTAAAACCCTGTGTTTCGAAGAACCCGATAGAGGCATGCATCCTAAAATGATTGAGCAACTTTTACAAACTCTGACAGAAGAAACCGGCAAAACAATTCTAGTTGTTACCCATAGTCcatattttataaatcatatCACTGCCGAGTTAACCCACGTTTGCGTGCGGCGAAGAGATGATGATTCCGTTAAAAGTGTACACAGTGTACAACGCTTTTTAGAGAATGCTAAAGCGTGTAAAATTACTGACACAGATGAACTCAAGAAAATTGTCTTTTCCTCTCAGATTCTTTGCGTAGAGGGTAAAACGGACAAAATTTTTGTACAGGCAATTTTTGAACATATGAAGAAAACGATGGGTATGAAATCTATACCTGCTCACCAGATAATCGTAATGAACTCTAATACGCTTTTTCAAGCAGTGCAAAGTATATGTGAATCTTTGAATGTGAAATGTGTTGTACTTTTAGATAGAGATGCTATCATTAGGCCTCAACAAACGCGAAAAGGAAAAGTTCCAAGAGGTTCATCAAATAACCAAGAGGAGACCATCAAAGAAATAAGATTAACAGGAATTACAAGTAAAGAAGACGAAAATATTCTCCAAAAATGGGAAGGTAAAAGTCTACAGAAATTTGAAAGTGCTGGAACTTACGaaatcctttttaaaattcttgcagACAAAGATATATTCATCTGGAAAAATGGTAATCTCGAGGATACTATTAGATCTGTTTTTACAGGCGGTTCATTCTTTGAGATGTTTAAAGAAGATTTAGAAAAATTGACCGTAAGtacatttgataaagaaaaactttCCAAATTAGCGAAGGAGATGTGTAAATCAGATGAAATTCAACGttttctggatttttttaaatcaaaagaaaaaaaatga
- the LOC105325368 gene encoding monocarboxylate transporter 14 — protein sequence MDEENIGNPVDTGWSWVILFASASISFLHIGSLKAFGLFFVEFLEMFDASVSVTSLIVSIQNVFYALIALPVLSIGIRFLSSRSLCFIGAILCTSAYAMSVFAMNVEFLIFTLSIVFGCGSGFLFPPTLVILGRYFRKRRGLANGLSMASACLGSLAYPLFIRFCMDEYGVRGALLLISGIYMHIFIAVCLLTPPEQYRPKTKSKLQEKENLLNPLVVDTSVNDSSLSSSLPNIRVPREPVRKRRTMTISEDINPSNSNDRRTLNFSKYLSNISLMSISTVDISLQKSNNVKKKDMKWYEHVKNMDFSVLKQTEFILFLVGFCFSAVPAIFNVFLPAFARERGITDNQILILVCIIGFMDFLGRVVSGFLSDNPRIRTSHIIVVPMFAIGTISQFARFLNSFSTFSAFVTIYGFFAGTPFALFSAMTSKLVGIEKFPTAYAFLILAQTCTFATVIPLSGYLRDVTGNYNAACHFIGTNAFLSVILFLFEPFAQRIDQKRKLNVQTIIVHNGDSAKH from the exons ATGGACGAAGAAAACATTGGAAATCCCGTGGATACAGGATGGTCATGGGTCATCCTGTTTG CTTCTGCATCGATATCGTTCTTACACATTGGATCTCTCAAAGCCTTTGGACTGTTTTTTGTTGAATTTCTAGAGATGTTTGACGCAAGCGTATCTGTAACATCACTTATAGTTTCCATCCAAAACGTGTTCTACGCTTTAATCG CTTTGCCTGTACTGTCCATAGGGATACGATTTTTATCGTCAAGAAGCCTTTGTTTCATTGGTGCCATTCTGTGTACATCAGCCTACGCTATGAGTGTGTTCGCAATGAACGttgaattcttgatattcaCTCTCAGCATAGTATTCG GTTGTGGTTCGGGATTTTTATTTCCACCGACACTTGTGATTCTTGGTCGGTATTTTCGAAAGAGGAGGGGACTTGCAAATGGACTTTCAATGGCAAGTGCTTGTCTTGGAAGTTTAGCCTATCCTTTGTTTATACGATTTTGCATGGACGAATATGGAGTTCGTGGAGCCCTTCTTTTAATTTCTGgaatttacatgcatatattcaTTGCAGTTTGTTTATTAACTCCTCCAGAGCAATATCGTCCTAAGACCAAAAGCAAATTACAGgaaaaagaaaatcttttgaatCCATTGGTTGTCGATACTTCAGTGAACGACAGTTCACTCTCATCTTCTCTTCCAAATATTCGTGTTCCTCGAGAACCTGTGAGAAAGAGAAGAACAATGACAATATCAGAGGATATAAATCCATCGAATTCCAATGATCGCAGAACTCTCAACTTTTCCAAATATCTCAGCAACATTAGTCTTATGTCTATATCAACAGTTGACATAAGCTTGCAAAAGTCAAACAATGTCAAGAAGAAGGATATGAAGTGGTACGAACATGTAAAGAACATGGATTTTTCTGTTCTTAAACAAACagaatttatattatttttggttggtttttgtttttcagcTGTTCCTGCCATTTTTAATGTATTCTTGCCAGCTTTTGCGCGAGAAAGAGGCATAACAGACAACCAAATCTTAATTTTAGTTTGTATTATAGGTTTCATGGATTTTCTTGGTAGGGTTGTTTCTGGATTTCTATCAGACAATCCTCGAATTCGAACTTCCCATATCATTGTCGTTCCAATGTTTGCTATTGGAACCATTTCACAATTTGCGCGCTTTCTGAATTCGTTTAGCACGTTTAGTGCATTTGTTactatatatggattttttgcTGGAACACCGTTTGCACTCTTTTCAGCAATGACGTCCAAATTAGTAGGAATCGAAAAGTTTCCCACTGCCTATGCATTTCTTATTTTAGCCCAAACATGTACCTTTGCGACAGTCATACCACTGTCAG GATATCTGAGGGATGTTACGGGAAATTACAATGCTGCGTGCCACTTTATTGGAACAAATGCCTTTCTGTCcgtgattttgtttttgtttgaacCTTTTGCGCAGAGGATTGACCAAAAAAGGAAACTTAATGTTCAGACCATTATTGTTCACAATGGTGATAGTGCAAAACATTGA